GCGGGTGCTGTGCCGGGACGTCCGGCGGCCCCCCGGCCGACGCGGGACAATGGGCGCATGACTCCCCTCTTCCGGCGCGCCGACCGTCGTGCGCCACAGTCCCGGCTCGTCACTCTCATCCGGAAGCCCGGTTGTCATTTGTGTGATGACGCACAGGGAGTTGTCGAGAAGGTGTGTGCCGATCTTGGGGTTCCGTGGGAACAGAAGGACATCACTCAGGACGAAGAACTCAACCGCGAGTACTGGGAACAGATCCCCGTGGTGCTCATCGACGGGGCCCAGCACACGTTCTGGCGCGTCAACGAAGAACGTCTTCGCAAAGCCCTCACATAGATTCCCGATGGATTACCGAGTGGTCGAGTTCTGACCAAGTGCCGACCGAGCAGTCCAAGTGGTCCGGAAAGTCGCTTAGGATCGAGTGCGGTTCAGATCTCGGGGGCGGGATTCATGAGGAGTGTGTGAGGTTTTGCCCCCGAACGGTGCCTGTGACGGCGAGGGACAACGGTGCTTGTGCGCCGGTTCCATACGTGTGGGACGGGTGTGCGTGACCCCGGTCACGTTGGGCGGGCAAATCGGACACCATCTTTGTGCACGCGTTCACAAAGACATAACCTGCATTCGACGGGGCGGTCCAGGAACGTGTGACCGCCTGCAGCCCCGCGCTACCCGCAGGAGCACCGTGGCAACTGGCCGAACTCACCGAACGGCGACCCGCAGCCGAGGGATTCCCGAGGCCACCGTCGCCAGGCTTCCGCTGTACCTCCGTGCGCTGACCGGACTGTCGGAGCGCTCGGTGCCCACGGTCTCCTCCGAGGAACTGGCAGCCGCCGCGGGCGTCAACTCCGCGAAGCTGCGCAAGGACTTCTCCTACCTGGGCTCCTATGGGACACGTGGTGTCGGGTACGACGTCGAGTATCTCGTCTATCAGATCTCGCGTGAGCTCGGGCTGACCCAGGACTGGCCGGTAGTGATCGTCGGCATCGGTAATCTCGGCGCCGCACTCGCGAACTACGGCGGCTTCGCCTCCCGCGGATTCCGGGTGGCCGCCCTCATCGACGCCGATCCCGCGATGGCGGGAAAGCCCGTCGCCGGTATTCCGGTGCAGCACTCGGATGATCTGGAAAGGATCATCGCGGACAACGGTGTGTCCATTGGCGTTATCGCCACCCCCGCCGGTGCCGCCCAGCCCGTGTGCGACCGGCTCGTCGCAGCCGGCGTGACCTCCATTCTCAACTTCGCCCCCACCGTGCTGACCGTTCCGGACGGCGTCGACGTACGCAAGGTCGATCTCAGCATCGAGCTGCAGATCCTCGCCTTCCACGAGCAGCGCAAGGCGGGCGAGGAGGCCGACGCCGCGGCTGCCGCCGCCGAAGCCGTGGCGGACGAAGCCGCTCCGGTGGTTGCGGCCAAGGTGCGGGGCGGCAGCGCTGGTCGTGGCAAAGGGCCTGACGGGGATGTTCCCGCCGTGATGCCGGCATGAGTCTCCTCGTCGTCGGGCT
The DNA window shown above is from Streptomyces sp. NBC_01451 and carries:
- a CDS encoding glutaredoxin family protein → MTPLFRRADRRAPQSRLVTLIRKPGCHLCDDAQGVVEKVCADLGVPWEQKDITQDEELNREYWEQIPVVLIDGAQHTFWRVNEERLRKALT
- a CDS encoding redox-sensing transcriptional repressor Rex, with amino-acid sequence MATGRTHRTATRSRGIPEATVARLPLYLRALTGLSERSVPTVSSEELAAAAGVNSAKLRKDFSYLGSYGTRGVGYDVEYLVYQISRELGLTQDWPVVIVGIGNLGAALANYGGFASRGFRVAALIDADPAMAGKPVAGIPVQHSDDLERIIADNGVSIGVIATPAGAAQPVCDRLVAAGVTSILNFAPTVLTVPDGVDVRKVDLSIELQILAFHEQRKAGEEADAAAAAAEAVADEAAPVVAAKVRGGSAGRGKGPDGDVPAVMPA